In a genomic window of Occallatibacter riparius:
- a CDS encoding endonuclease/exonuclease/phosphatase family protein has protein sequence MQRYSRWNRVFGLLAVAALLVMPVAAQNGTVKVMTYNVNEGSDFLEVLSAQTPAEFVAAVQITLNAVDASNPPLRMQAVAHQIAINQPDLVGLQEVSTWLVGPPSNPVVRYDMLQELVAALAAQGQKYKVVGIVPEFQLAGPLPDLTNYVFLQDTDVMLARDEPGMGIANVQWGIFPTLLPVSTPGGSFNVTRGWGSADVTLHGQPFRFIVTHLESYVAQAPATLLIQEAQAYELATGPANTNMPVVIAGDFNADALGKDASIATWHEMMNLGFTDAWWTRYPNAAAAPTWPLLDSSANNATAFQRIDYIWTKGNVRPLNLSQAGAAHQDKTGGLWPSDHAGVRAHLQFGHN, from the coding sequence ATGCAGCGGTATTCCAGATGGAATCGCGTCTTCGGGCTGCTTGCTGTTGCGGCCCTGCTGGTCATGCCCGTGGCTGCCCAGAATGGCACGGTCAAGGTAATGACCTACAACGTCAACGAGGGCTCGGATTTCTTGGAAGTGCTTTCCGCGCAGACTCCGGCGGAGTTTGTGGCGGCGGTCCAGATCACTCTGAACGCTGTAGACGCGAGCAATCCCCCGCTGCGGATGCAGGCTGTGGCTCACCAGATTGCGATCAACCAGCCTGACCTGGTGGGTTTGCAGGAGGTGTCCACGTGGCTTGTCGGTCCTCCTTCAAACCCTGTGGTTCGCTACGACATGCTGCAGGAGTTGGTGGCGGCGCTGGCCGCGCAGGGGCAGAAGTACAAGGTTGTCGGGATTGTTCCGGAGTTTCAGTTGGCGGGGCCGCTGCCGGACTTGACCAACTACGTTTTTCTGCAGGACACGGATGTGATGCTGGCCCGTGATGAACCTGGGATGGGCATCGCGAACGTGCAGTGGGGCATTTTCCCAACGCTGTTGCCCGTGAGCACTCCGGGAGGCTCGTTCAACGTGACGCGTGGGTGGGGATCGGCGGATGTGACGCTGCACGGACAGCCGTTCCGGTTCATTGTGACGCACCTGGAGAGCTATGTTGCGCAGGCGCCAGCGACGCTGCTGATCCAGGAGGCGCAGGCGTATGAACTGGCGACGGGGCCAGCCAACACGAATATGCCGGTGGTGATCGCCGGGGACTTCAATGCGGACGCGCTGGGGAAGGACGCCAGCATCGCGACGTGGCACGAGATGATGAATCTTGGATTCACTGATGCGTGGTGGACCCGCTATCCGAATGCTGCTGCTGCGCCGACGTGGCCGCTGCTCGATTCGAGCGCTAACAACGCCACTGCGTTTCAGAGGATCGACTACATCTGGACCAAGGGGAACGTGCGGCCGCTGAATCTGAGCCAGGCGGGGGCGGCACATCAGGATAAGACCGGTGGACTGTGGCCATCGGATCACGCCGGCGTGCGTGCCCACCTTCAATTCGGACATAACTAG
- a CDS encoding MATE family efflux transporter, with the protein MPQLATQSEWKRELRAMTALALPVVLSELGWMLQGIVDTIMVGHLGPEAIGAVAIGNAVYYVPSLFGIGLLLGLDTLVAQAYGRDDHDACHHWLAQGVYLAFIVSPPLMILLAVASLFFGHVGIHAEVALPAGIYLRVIIWGTLPLLLYGAARRYLQGVGQVRVVTVTLVLANLLNWLGNWVLIYGKLGAPAMGVPGSALSTVFARIGMAAALLGFAWRYEHSRGHPLFARWAKPSLLKIKQLARLGAPAAGQIVAEVGAWNLVTFAAGFLTPVELATHTIALSYASLTYMVPLGVGAAAAVGVGHAIGAEDRPRARRAGWLALALGISFMFLAGIVLFLAPRPLIAVYTTDARVMETGPTLLLIAAAFQIFDGVQTVATGALRGLGETRVPMIANLIGYWLIGLPLGFVLCFWFKRGVFGLWIGLTLALIIIAAILLHRWNKDSSAQRSTIQGQHSLQ; encoded by the coding sequence ATGCCCCAGCTCGCCACACAGTCCGAGTGGAAAAGGGAACTACGCGCCATGACCGCGCTCGCCCTCCCGGTCGTCCTCAGCGAGCTCGGCTGGATGCTCCAGGGCATCGTCGACACCATCATGGTTGGCCATCTCGGCCCTGAAGCCATCGGCGCCGTCGCCATTGGCAACGCCGTCTACTACGTCCCCTCCCTCTTCGGCATTGGCCTGCTGCTCGGCCTCGACACTCTCGTCGCCCAGGCCTACGGCCGCGACGACCACGACGCCTGCCACCACTGGCTCGCCCAGGGCGTCTATCTCGCCTTCATCGTGAGCCCGCCGCTCATGATCCTGCTCGCCGTTGCCAGCCTGTTCTTCGGCCACGTGGGTATTCACGCTGAAGTCGCCCTCCCCGCCGGAATCTACCTGCGCGTCATCATCTGGGGAACCCTCCCCCTCCTCCTCTACGGAGCAGCTCGCCGATACCTCCAGGGCGTCGGACAGGTCCGCGTCGTCACCGTAACCCTGGTCCTCGCCAATCTCCTCAATTGGCTCGGCAACTGGGTGCTCATTTACGGCAAGCTCGGCGCGCCCGCCATGGGTGTTCCCGGCTCCGCCCTTTCCACCGTCTTCGCCCGCATCGGCATGGCAGCGGCCCTCCTCGGCTTCGCCTGGCGCTACGAGCACAGCCGCGGACATCCGCTCTTCGCCCGCTGGGCAAAACCGAGCCTGCTGAAAATCAAGCAACTGGCGCGCCTCGGCGCTCCCGCAGCCGGCCAGATCGTCGCGGAAGTCGGCGCCTGGAACCTCGTCACCTTCGCCGCCGGCTTCCTCACCCCCGTCGAGCTCGCCACCCACACCATCGCGCTCAGCTATGCCAGCCTCACTTACATGGTGCCCCTGGGCGTCGGCGCGGCCGCAGCGGTCGGCGTCGGCCATGCCATCGGAGCCGAAGATCGCCCCCGCGCTCGCCGCGCCGGCTGGCTGGCCCTCGCGCTGGGCATCAGCTTCATGTTCCTGGCTGGAATCGTCCTCTTCCTCGCGCCTCGTCCCCTCATCGCCGTCTACACCACAGATGCGCGCGTCATGGAGACCGGCCCCACCCTCCTGCTGATTGCCGCCGCCTTCCAGATTTTCGACGGCGTCCAGACCGTTGCCACCGGCGCACTCCGCGGCCTGGGCGAGACACGCGTGCCCATGATCGCCAACCTCATCGGCTACTGGCTCATCGGCCTGCCCCTCGGCTTCGTCCTCTGTTTCTGGTTCAAACGCGGCGTCTTTGGTCTCTGGATCGGCCTCACCCTGGCGCTGATCATCATCGCCGCGATCTTGCTCCATCGCTGGAACAAAGACAGCTCCGCACAACGCTCCACTATCCAGGGGCAGCATTCGCTTCAATAA
- a CDS encoding 2-oxoacid:ferredoxin oxidoreductase subunit beta — protein sequence MATATPTPKTNRIGLPILEYRGGKSTLCAGCGHNAISERIIDAMYEMGVEPERVMKMSGIGCSSKSPAYFMSRAHSFNSVHGRMPSVSTGAILANHTMTTIGVSGDGDTASIGMGQFVHLLRRNLPMIYIIENNGVYGLTKGQFSATADLGSKLKTGVINDLPPIDTCALAIQLGATFVGRSFSGDKKQLLAMLKAAIAHKGTVMLDVISPCVTFNDHEGSTKSYKFMQDHDEPVAEIGFVASFDDIEVDYDSGQVYDVEMHDGSSLRLRKLKDDYDPTSKANAVRTLMEAQADQEVLTGVFYIDTQKPSFMDLLNVVDQPLGTLPESQTRPPKSALEQLMANLQ from the coding sequence ATGGCAACCGCGACACCCACTCCTAAGACCAATCGCATCGGCCTTCCCATCCTCGAGTACCGTGGCGGCAAGTCCACGCTCTGCGCCGGCTGCGGCCACAACGCCATCTCTGAGCGCATCATCGACGCCATGTACGAAATGGGCGTAGAGCCCGAGCGCGTCATGAAGATGAGCGGCATCGGCTGTTCCTCCAAGAGCCCCGCCTACTTCATGAGCCGCGCGCACAGCTTCAACAGCGTGCACGGCCGCATGCCCTCGGTCTCCACCGGCGCGATTCTTGCGAACCACACCATGACGACCATCGGCGTCTCCGGCGACGGCGACACCGCCTCCATCGGCATGGGCCAATTCGTGCACCTGCTGCGCCGCAACCTGCCGATGATTTACATCATCGAGAACAACGGCGTCTACGGCCTCACCAAGGGCCAGTTCTCCGCGACAGCGGACCTCGGCTCCAAGCTCAAAACCGGCGTCATCAACGACCTTCCGCCCATCGACACCTGCGCCCTTGCCATCCAGCTCGGCGCAACGTTCGTTGGCCGCTCCTTCTCCGGCGACAAGAAGCAGCTCCTCGCCATGCTGAAGGCCGCCATCGCGCATAAGGGCACGGTGATGCTCGACGTCATCAGCCCCTGCGTCACCTTCAATGATCACGAAGGCTCCACCAAGAGCTACAAGTTCATGCAGGACCACGACGAGCCCGTCGCCGAAATAGGGTTCGTGGCCAGCTTCGACGACATCGAAGTCGACTACGACTCGGGCCAGGTCTACGACGTCGAAATGCACGACGGCTCCAGCCTGCGCCTCCGCAAGCTCAAGGACGACTACGACCCCACCAGCAAGGCGAACGCCGTCCGTACGCTGATGGAGGCGCAAGCAGACCAGGAAGTCCTCACCGGCGTCTTCTACATCGACACCCAGAAGCCCAGCTTCATGGACCTTCTGAACGTCGTCGACCAGCCCCTCGGCACCCTCCCAGAATCCCAAACCCGCCCCCCCAAGTCCGCCTTAGAGCAGCTAATGGCGAACCTGCAGTAG
- a CDS encoding response regulator transcription factor, with product MEPLMTPNRILVIDDEPQITRVLRAALAAQRFEVRTANDPEEGLRIFNEWQPDLVVTDLMMPEMSGVELCRAIRSNYETPVIVLSVREHEQSKIEALDAGADDYVTKPFSIQELLARVRAHLRRAPERISASVEAGDFVVDPDAHSVVLNGKAVHLTPTEFDLLFYLARHAGKVVTHRNLLRAVWGPQATQQNEYLRVFIGQLRKKLEADTGKQYIQTEPWVGYRFLPEGFPEKDRDD from the coding sequence ATGGAACCCCTGATGACGCCAAACCGCATCCTGGTCATTGACGACGAGCCCCAGATCACGCGCGTGCTGCGCGCGGCGCTCGCGGCGCAGCGCTTCGAGGTGCGCACCGCCAACGATCCCGAAGAGGGCCTTCGCATCTTCAACGAGTGGCAGCCCGACCTTGTCGTCACCGACCTCATGATGCCCGAGATGAGCGGCGTCGAACTCTGCCGCGCCATCCGCTCCAACTACGAAACCCCCGTCATCGTCCTCAGTGTCCGCGAGCACGAGCAGTCCAAGATCGAAGCCCTCGATGCCGGCGCCGACGACTACGTCACCAAGCCCTTCAGCATTCAGGAACTGCTTGCACGCGTGCGTGCTCATCTCCGCCGCGCGCCCGAGCGCATCTCAGCGTCCGTTGAGGCAGGAGACTTCGTCGTCGATCCCGACGCCCACTCCGTCGTACTCAACGGCAAGGCCGTCCACCTCACCCCAACCGAGTTCGACCTGCTGTTCTATCTAGCGCGCCACGCCGGCAAGGTTGTCACCCATCGCAACCTGCTCCGCGCCGTCTGGGGCCCTCAGGCCACGCAGCAAAACGAGTACCTCCGCGTCTTCATCGGCCAGCTCCGCAAGAAACTCGAAGCCGACACCGGCAAGCAATACATCCAGACTGAACCCTGGGTCGGCTACCGCTTCCTCCCCGAAGGCTTCCCCGAAAAAGACCGCGACGACTAA
- a CDS encoding 2-oxoacid:acceptor oxidoreductase subunit alpha, giving the protein MATGDLVLGQEQGRTDARQRVVNDFSINVATVNGSGSQSANSVLLKSIFGMGVPVSGKNLFPSNIAGLPTWYTIRASKDGYVARKRDTEILVALNPETAKDDILGLPAGAVAIYEENLNLAQYRNDVVCYAVPFDKITASVCPEAKLRKLVKNMVYVGVVAQLLSIDLDIVEKSVKKQFAKKQKVFDLNFGAVKAGWDFAAQKLVKHDPFVIEHMNETAGKIIIDGNAACGMGSVFAGVTVVAWYPITPSTSLVEATTDILKKYRVTPEGKATFAVVQAEDELAAIGMVLGAGWAGARSMTATSGPGISLMGEFAGLGYYAEIPGVIFDVQRSGPSTGMPTRTQQADVLSTAFLSHGDTKHILLFPGSVKECFELAGEAFDIAERLQTPVFVLTDLDLGMNNWMSDQFEYPTKPLDRGKVLTKEDLDKLGSFARYKDVDGDAIGWRTLPGTMHPKAAYFTRGSGHNASAGYTEKPDEYQYVVDRLTRKFESARTIVPAPQIVKNGTSKVGFIAYGSSDYAVLESLDQIKAEYKTDVDYLRVRAYPFAHEIHDFIASHERVYIIEQNRDAQMESLLKLDLPADQVTKLRSILYYAGLPLDARSITDEFATKEGL; this is encoded by the coding sequence ATGGCGACTGGAGACCTGGTCCTGGGTCAAGAACAGGGCCGCACAGACGCGCGCCAGCGCGTAGTTAACGACTTCAGCATCAACGTAGCAACGGTGAACGGGTCCGGCTCGCAATCCGCCAATAGCGTACTGCTGAAAAGCATCTTCGGAATGGGCGTTCCTGTCAGTGGCAAGAACCTCTTCCCGTCGAACATCGCCGGACTTCCCACCTGGTACACCATCCGCGCCAGCAAAGACGGGTACGTCGCCCGCAAGCGCGATACCGAAATCCTGGTGGCCTTGAACCCCGAAACGGCGAAAGACGACATCCTCGGCCTCCCCGCCGGCGCAGTTGCCATCTACGAGGAGAACCTCAACCTCGCCCAATATCGTAACGACGTCGTCTGCTACGCCGTCCCCTTCGACAAGATCACTGCATCCGTCTGCCCTGAGGCCAAGCTCCGCAAGCTCGTCAAGAACATGGTCTACGTGGGCGTCGTCGCGCAACTCCTGTCCATCGACCTCGACATCGTCGAGAAGTCGGTTAAGAAGCAGTTCGCGAAGAAGCAGAAGGTATTTGATCTCAACTTCGGCGCAGTTAAGGCCGGATGGGACTTCGCCGCCCAGAAGCTCGTCAAGCACGATCCCTTCGTGATCGAGCACATGAACGAGACCGCCGGCAAAATCATCATCGACGGCAATGCCGCCTGCGGCATGGGCTCAGTATTCGCGGGCGTCACCGTCGTCGCGTGGTACCCCATCACTCCGTCCACGTCGCTGGTCGAAGCCACCACAGACATCCTGAAGAAGTACCGCGTCACCCCCGAGGGCAAGGCCACCTTCGCTGTCGTTCAGGCTGAAGACGAGCTCGCCGCTATCGGCATGGTGCTCGGCGCAGGCTGGGCTGGCGCTCGCTCCATGACCGCCACCTCAGGCCCCGGCATCTCCCTCATGGGCGAGTTCGCCGGACTCGGCTACTACGCCGAAATCCCCGGCGTCATCTTCGACGTGCAGCGCAGCGGCCCCTCCACCGGCATGCCTACCCGCACCCAGCAGGCCGACGTGCTCTCCACCGCCTTCCTCTCCCACGGCGACACCAAGCACATCCTGCTGTTCCCCGGCTCCGTCAAGGAGTGCTTCGAGTTAGCCGGTGAGGCCTTCGACATCGCTGAGCGCCTCCAGACCCCCGTCTTCGTGCTCACCGATCTCGACCTCGGCATGAACAACTGGATGTCCGACCAGTTCGAATATCCAACCAAGCCCCTCGACCGCGGGAAGGTCCTCACCAAGGAAGATCTGGACAAACTCGGCAGCTTCGCACGGTACAAGGACGTCGACGGCGATGCCATCGGCTGGCGCACCTTGCCCGGCACCATGCATCCCAAGGCTGCCTACTTCACCCGCGGCTCCGGCCATAACGCCAGCGCCGGATACACGGAGAAGCCGGACGAGTACCAGTACGTCGTCGATCGCCTCACCCGCAAATTCGAGAGCGCACGTACCATAGTTCCCGCTCCGCAGATCGTAAAGAACGGCACGTCGAAGGTCGGCTTCATCGCCTACGGCAGTTCCGACTACGCGGTGCTCGAGAGCCTCGACCAGATCAAGGCCGAGTACAAGACCGACGTCGACTACCTCCGCGTCCGCGCCTATCCGTTCGCGCATGAGATCCACGACTTCATCGCGTCGCACGAGCGCGTCTACATCATCGAGCAGAACCGCGATGCACAGATGGAGAGCCTCCTCAAGCTGGACCTTCCAGCCGACCAGGTCACCAAGCTGCGCTCCATCCTCTACTACGCCGGCCTGCCCCTCGACGCACGCAGCATCACCGACGAGTTCGCCACGAAGGAGGGCCTCTAA
- a CDS encoding sensor histidine kinase: MKIGLDSRTLLRAAGATLAAIALTLSMDALGASSTTAGLTFLVIVVWTATRVGIRISLYVALLCAFLFEYNFLPPYHSIRIASGAEWVAVITFVASSLVAGRVSERARREAQQAEQRRAEIDRLYTLSQEMMLREDAAALTQELPGLLERTFGLERVVLYMRDQEKFHASVEGIGDELAAAMRQQARAESAASTLEGEFEAHALLVGSRSVGALAWRPQALSRELATAVCAQVAIALTRAMAIAANARLEASRQSERLRGALIDSLTHELRTPLTSIRAAATTLMEPIGLDDATRLDLAAIVDEEASRLDHLIGEAVEMAEIDSKVLKINEQPHLPISLLRNAADHSRSALQGHVVEIEPGDGDTPALFDARLMGRVLRHLLENAARYSPKGSRIVLSTKRAEERLEFSVRDNGPGIDPADLPLIFEKFHRGRRAAKFGKGSGMGLAIARALLRAHGGAIEAASTLGEGATFRFWIPLKPVIEAQEDARAAAPTVRELPS; encoded by the coding sequence ATGAAGATTGGACTGGATTCGCGGACTCTGCTTCGCGCAGCCGGCGCTACGCTGGCAGCGATCGCGCTGACGCTGAGCATGGACGCGCTGGGAGCGAGTTCGACCACGGCAGGACTGACGTTTCTGGTGATCGTGGTGTGGACCGCGACACGCGTGGGCATACGTATCTCGCTGTATGTGGCGCTGCTGTGCGCGTTTCTGTTTGAGTACAACTTTCTGCCGCCGTATCACAGTATCCGCATTGCAAGCGGCGCGGAATGGGTGGCGGTGATCACGTTTGTGGCGAGCTCGCTGGTGGCGGGGCGTGTGTCGGAACGGGCGCGGAGAGAGGCGCAACAGGCAGAGCAGCGGCGCGCGGAGATCGACCGGCTCTACACGCTCAGTCAGGAGATGATGCTGCGCGAGGATGCAGCGGCTCTGACGCAGGAGTTGCCGGGGCTGCTGGAACGGACCTTTGGCTTGGAGCGCGTGGTTCTGTACATGCGTGACCAGGAGAAGTTCCACGCATCGGTAGAAGGCATTGGGGATGAGCTTGCAGCGGCGATGCGTCAGCAGGCGCGCGCGGAGAGTGCGGCGAGCACGCTGGAGGGCGAGTTTGAAGCGCATGCGCTGCTGGTGGGATCGCGATCGGTGGGCGCGCTGGCGTGGCGGCCGCAGGCGTTGTCGCGCGAACTGGCCACGGCCGTCTGCGCACAGGTGGCGATTGCGTTGACGCGCGCGATGGCGATTGCGGCGAATGCGCGGCTGGAGGCCTCGCGGCAGAGCGAGAGACTGCGTGGGGCGCTGATCGACTCGCTCACGCATGAACTGCGGACACCTCTTACCTCGATACGCGCGGCGGCAACAACGCTGATGGAGCCCATCGGGTTGGATGATGCCACGCGCTTGGACCTGGCAGCGATTGTGGATGAAGAGGCTTCGCGGCTCGACCACCTGATTGGCGAAGCGGTGGAGATGGCGGAGATTGACAGCAAGGTTCTGAAGATCAACGAGCAGCCGCATCTTCCGATTTCGCTGTTGCGCAATGCGGCGGATCACTCGCGGTCGGCGCTGCAGGGGCATGTTGTGGAGATCGAGCCGGGTGATGGTGATACGCCAGCGCTCTTCGATGCTCGTTTGATGGGGCGCGTGCTTCGGCACCTGCTTGAGAACGCCGCGCGGTATTCGCCGAAGGGGAGCAGGATTGTGCTCAGCACGAAGCGTGCGGAGGAGCGGCTTGAATTCAGCGTGCGCGATAACGGGCCGGGGATTGATCCGGCCGATCTTCCGTTGATCTTTGAGAAGTTTCATCGCGGGCGCAGAGCGGCGAAGTTCGGGAAGGGATCGGGTATGGGGCTGGCCATTGCGCGTGCACTGTTGAGAGCGCATGGTGGCGCGATTGAGGCGGCGAGCACGCTGGGTGAAGGAGCGACGTTTCGCTTCTGGATTCCGCTGAAGCCGGTCATTGAGGCGCAGGAGGATGCGCGCGCGGCGGCACCGACGGTGCGTGAGCTGCCTAGCTGA
- a CDS encoding STAS domain-containing protein, which translates to MDLKMHAREVKGIMVIDLGGRIVMGEACAALRDEIRDQMSHGFNKILLNLADVSYIDSAGLGELTGAYTSSKNRGGQLKLMNLTKRVHDLMQITKLYTVFDVYDDEASAVASFAS; encoded by the coding sequence ATGGACCTGAAGATGCACGCTCGGGAAGTTAAAGGAATCATGGTCATCGACCTTGGTGGCCGCATTGTCATGGGCGAAGCATGCGCCGCCCTTCGTGACGAGATCCGCGATCAGATGAGCCATGGATTTAACAAGATTCTGCTCAACCTGGCCGACGTCAGCTACATCGACTCCGCTGGCCTCGGCGAACTGACCGGCGCATACACCAGCTCCAAAAACCGCGGCGGCCAGCTGAAGCTCATGAACCTCACCAAGCGCGTTCATGACCTCATGCAGATCACCAAGCTCTACACGGTCTTCGATGTCTACGACGACGAGGCATCAGCCGTCGCATCCTTCGCCTCATAA
- a CDS encoding ankyrin repeat domain-containing protein, which translates to MPEKQLPVRPNLEQYKKQAKELARACRNNDAEALARVRAHHPQTPEGRVALADAQLVLAREHGFESWPKFAAEVERLRIAADIADLADPVDAFLRAALVPRDGTSHSGGTLDEANAIVARYPQVAGANIFTAAALGDEAAVREFVARDGSLATQKGGPYGWDALCHLCFSRYLRLDAARSDAFVSTARALLDAGADPNAGWYEKPWRAGDPEVWESALYGAAGAAHHPGVTQLLLDRGADPNDGETPYHVPEGYDNTVLEILLKSGKVDERGKAWILCRKADWHDYEGMQLALEYKCDPNFIPHWGTSALQHSVQRDNRIEIIRLLLDNGGDPLLPNKHDGGNAVQMAARRGRGDVLKLLAERGVDTQLRGFDGIAAASALADRERAEELLKTDPGARAMFEVHKGDLLGAFAGVGNTEGVRCLLDVGVQADALYFGDAYFGTPRNSTALHVAAWHGNSDTMRLLIARGAPLEARDGDGLTALQLAIRACTSSYWQRRRTPEWVEPLLKAGASTVGIEVPTGYAEADELIRKYGPTE; encoded by the coding sequence ATGCCTGAAAAGCAACTCCCCGTCCGTCCGAATCTCGAACAGTATAAGAAGCAGGCTAAGGAATTGGCGCGCGCCTGCCGCAACAACGATGCCGAGGCGCTGGCGCGCGTGCGAGCGCACCATCCGCAGACGCCGGAGGGGCGCGTCGCACTTGCCGATGCGCAGCTGGTGCTGGCGCGCGAACACGGCTTTGAGAGCTGGCCGAAGTTTGCGGCCGAGGTTGAGCGGCTGCGGATCGCGGCTGACATCGCAGATCTGGCGGATCCGGTGGACGCGTTTCTGCGAGCGGCGCTGGTGCCGCGGGATGGCACGTCGCATTCAGGAGGAACGCTGGACGAGGCCAACGCGATCGTTGCGCGCTATCCACAGGTGGCTGGCGCGAATATCTTCACCGCCGCGGCTTTGGGAGATGAGGCCGCGGTGCGCGAGTTTGTTGCGCGGGATGGTTCGCTGGCGACGCAGAAGGGCGGCCCTTATGGCTGGGATGCATTGTGCCATTTGTGCTTCTCACGGTATCTGCGGCTGGATGCGGCGCGCAGTGATGCGTTCGTGAGCACGGCGAGAGCGCTGCTGGACGCGGGGGCTGATCCGAACGCAGGGTGGTACGAGAAGCCGTGGCGCGCGGGAGATCCTGAAGTGTGGGAGTCGGCGCTGTACGGCGCGGCGGGGGCTGCGCATCATCCGGGAGTGACGCAGTTGCTGCTGGATCGCGGCGCGGATCCGAATGACGGGGAGACTCCGTATCATGTGCCGGAAGGCTACGACAACACGGTGCTCGAGATCCTATTGAAGAGCGGCAAGGTGGATGAAAGGGGAAAGGCGTGGATCCTCTGTCGCAAAGCGGACTGGCACGATTACGAGGGAATGCAGCTTGCCCTGGAGTACAAGTGCGATCCGAACTTCATTCCGCACTGGGGGACAAGCGCTCTGCAGCACTCGGTGCAGAGGGACAACCGGATTGAGATCATCCGGCTGCTGCTGGACAACGGCGGCGATCCGCTGCTGCCCAACAAGCACGACGGCGGCAACGCTGTGCAAATGGCGGCGCGGCGCGGACGCGGCGATGTGCTGAAGCTGCTGGCGGAGCGCGGGGTCGACACGCAGTTGCGCGGCTTTGATGGAATTGCGGCGGCGAGCGCTTTGGCGGATCGGGAGCGGGCCGAGGAGTTGCTCAAGACAGACCCAGGGGCGAGAGCGATGTTCGAGGTGCACAAAGGCGATCTGCTTGGTGCGTTTGCGGGCGTGGGGAACACGGAGGGTGTTCGGTGCCTGCTGGATGTGGGGGTGCAGGCGGATGCGCTTTACTTCGGCGATGCCTACTTTGGCACGCCGCGTAACTCCACCGCTCTTCACGTTGCAGCATGGCATGGAAACTCTGACACGATGCGGCTGCTGATCGCGCGTGGCGCTCCTCTTGAGGCTCGCGACGGCGATGGCCTCACCGCGTTGCAACTCGCGATTCGCGCATGCACAAGTTCGTATTGGCAAAGGCGGCGCACTCCGGAGTGGGTTGAGCCCTTGCTGAAGGCGGGGGCGTCGACCGTGGGGATTGAGGTGCCTACTGGGTATGCGGAGGCGGACGAGTTGATCCGGAAGTATGGGCCGACGGAGTAA